The following coding sequences lie in one Vidua chalybeata isolate OUT-0048 chromosome 16, bVidCha1 merged haplotype, whole genome shotgun sequence genomic window:
- the LOC128796105 gene encoding salivary gland specific protein SAGSIN1 — protein MAAALSALAARLSQSAAARSYGVFCKGLTRTLLIFFDLAWKLRINFPYLYIVASMMLNVRLQVHIEIH, from the exons ATGGCGGCGGCTCTGTCCGCACTCGCTGCCAGGCTCTCCCAGTCGGCCGCGGCCAGGTCCTACGGCGTGTTCTGCAAGGGGCTCACCAGGACCCTCCTCATCTTCTTCGACCTGGCCTGGAAGCTTCGCATCAACTTCCCCTACCTCTACATCGTCGCCTCCATGATGCTCAACGTGCGGCTGCAG GTCCATATTGAGATCCATTGA